Proteins from a genomic interval of Streptomyces fodineus:
- a CDS encoding ComEC/Rec2 family competence protein has translation MSRVIDGGPPGHGGRTGVRADAARGGGRSGETGARGVVGRGPEEHGTVRGDRAGPLDLRLVPPALAAWATAALTLDTPTGWTAGIAIVCLVGGVVLLWALRSGPPGQRARAGRVLGRFAWARASAAAVLLCVAAAATSAGLHGADVRSGPVPELAGRYATVTAEVEVSGDPRLSRPRVRGDHAAPVAVLVRAEVRRVEQSDGMSVRTRTPVLLVVDGDAPAGDGRAVRRDQIGVAPAGRSAQRSAAGAVARDARGAWLALLPSTRLRVTGRLAPALTGGDRTAAVLRVRGRPGPRIVAGPSGAQRLAGRLRAGLREATDGLPGDARALLPGLVVGDTSRITPELDDAFKETDLAHTLAVSGSNLTVLLALLIGPPGLAQQVERRGLAPRLGLSLRATALLAGVLTLGFVIVSRPDPSVLRAAVCGTVALLALATGRRRSLIPALATAVLLLVLYDPWLARSYGFLLSVLATGALLVLAPGWSEALRRRRVPPRLAEALAAAAAAQAVCAPVTAVLSARVSLVAVPCNLLAEVAVAPATVLGFAALMTAPVAMAPAKVLAWCASWPAGWIAGVARTGAALPGAAVGWPGSWPGALALAAVTVAVVLAGRRLTRHPWLCGLLGVLLVLAVVRPAPLTRMITGWPPPGWRFAMCDVGQGDATVLAAGAGAGVVVDAGPDPALVDHCLRQLGITRVPLLVLTHFHADHVAGLPGVLRGRSVAAIETTGFEEPADQAEFVTREAAARHIPLRRAVAGEERRTGALSWRVLWPPPSTGQPSDPQAPAWPGPVPEPDGPNDASVAMLVRSGGLRLLLLGDLEPPAQQALSRSPAAAELAGVDVLKVAHHGSAYQDPDLIRLAAPRVALISCGADNPYGHPAPATVAALRAGGALVLRTDRDGELAVGGTGGPGGEVRVARD, from the coding sequence ATGAGCCGCGTGATCGATGGCGGACCGCCGGGGCACGGCGGAAGGACCGGCGTACGCGCGGATGCCGCGCGCGGAGGCGGCCGGTCGGGGGAAACGGGTGCCCGTGGTGTCGTGGGCCGCGGCCCCGAGGAACACGGGACCGTGCGCGGCGACCGGGCGGGCCCCCTGGATCTGCGCCTGGTGCCGCCCGCGCTCGCGGCCTGGGCCACGGCGGCCCTGACGCTGGACACACCGACCGGCTGGACGGCCGGGATCGCGATCGTCTGTCTGGTCGGCGGAGTCGTCCTGTTGTGGGCGCTGAGGTCCGGGCCGCCCGGGCAGAGGGCGCGGGCCGGGCGGGTGCTCGGGCGGTTCGCCTGGGCCCGTGCTTCGGCCGCCGCCGTGCTGCTCTGCGTTGCCGCGGCGGCCACCTCGGCCGGTCTGCACGGCGCGGACGTACGGAGCGGGCCGGTGCCCGAGTTGGCCGGGCGGTACGCGACCGTGACCGCCGAGGTCGAGGTGAGCGGTGACCCCCGGCTGAGCCGGCCGCGGGTGCGCGGCGATCACGCGGCGCCGGTGGCGGTGCTGGTCCGGGCGGAGGTGCGGCGCGTCGAGCAGAGCGACGGGATGAGCGTGCGGACGCGAACTCCGGTGCTGCTGGTCGTCGACGGGGACGCACCGGCAGGGGACGGGAGGGCGGTTCGTAGGGATCAGATAGGCGTGGCGCCGGCCGGCAGATCGGCGCAGAGGAGTGCGGCGGGGGCCGTCGCCCGAGATGCGCGGGGCGCCTGGCTCGCGCTGTTGCCGTCCACGCGGCTGCGGGTGACCGGGCGGCTGGCGCCCGCGCTGACGGGCGGGGACCGGACGGCGGCCGTGCTGCGGGTGCGTGGCCGGCCGGGCCCGCGGATCGTGGCGGGGCCCAGCGGGGCGCAGCGGCTCGCGGGACGGCTCAGGGCCGGGCTGCGGGAGGCGACCGACGGTCTGCCGGGGGACGCGCGGGCGCTCCTTCCCGGGCTGGTCGTCGGGGACACCTCACGGATCACGCCCGAGCTGGACGACGCGTTCAAGGAGACGGACCTGGCGCACACCCTGGCCGTGTCCGGCAGCAACCTCACCGTGCTGCTCGCCCTGCTCATCGGGCCGCCCGGACTGGCCCAGCAGGTCGAGCGCCGCGGCCTGGCCCCGCGTCTGGGGCTCTCACTGCGGGCGACCGCCCTGCTCGCCGGAGTGCTCACGCTGGGATTCGTGATCGTGTCCCGGCCCGACCCCAGCGTGCTGCGGGCCGCCGTCTGCGGCACGGTCGCACTGCTCGCCCTGGCCACCGGGCGCCGCAGATCCCTGATCCCGGCACTGGCCACGGCCGTCCTGCTGCTGGTCCTCTACGACCCTTGGCTGGCCCGCAGTTACGGCTTCCTGCTGTCCGTGCTGGCCACCGGCGCGCTGCTCGTGCTGGCACCGGGCTGGAGCGAGGCGCTGCGGCGGCGCCGGGTGCCGCCGAGGCTCGCGGAGGCGCTGGCGGCGGCTGCCGCGGCACAGGCGGTGTGCGCCCCGGTCACGGCGGTGCTGTCGGCGCGGGTGAGCCTGGTGGCGGTGCCGTGCAATTTGCTGGCCGAGGTGGCGGTGGCACCGGCCACGGTGCTGGGGTTCGCGGCGCTCATGACGGCGCCGGTGGCGATGGCACCCGCCAAAGTCCTCGCCTGGTGTGCGAGTTGGCCCGCCGGATGGATCGCCGGTGTGGCCCGCACCGGGGCGGCGCTGCCCGGCGCGGCAGTGGGCTGGCCGGGAAGCTGGCCGGGGGCGCTGGCGCTGGCGGCGGTCACCGTGGCCGTCGTGCTGGCCGGCCGGCGGCTCACGCGGCACCCCTGGTTGTGCGGGCTGCTCGGGGTGCTGCTCGTGCTGGCGGTGGTGCGGCCGGCCCCGCTGACCCGGATGATCACGGGCTGGCCGCCGCCGGGCTGGCGGTTCGCGATGTGCGATGTCGGCCAGGGCGACGCGACCGTACTGGCGGCGGGGGCGGGAGCCGGGGTGGTCGTGGACGCCGGACCCGATCCGGCGCTGGTCGACCACTGTCTGCGGCAGCTGGGCATCACGCGCGTCCCGCTGCTCGTCCTGACCCACTTCCACGCCGACCACGTGGCGGGACTGCCCGGTGTGCTGCGGGGCCGTTCGGTGGCCGCGATCGAGACCACGGGCTTCGAGGAACCCGCCGACCAGGCCGAGTTCGTCACGAGGGAGGCGGCGGCACGGCACATCCCGCTCAGGCGGGCCGTCGCGGGAGAGGAACGGCGCACCGGAGCGCTCTCCTGGCGGGTCCTGTGGCCTCCACCGAGCACGGGGCAGCCCTCGGACCCACAGGCCCCGGCATGGCCGGGCCCGGTGCCGGAGCCGGACGGCCCGAACGACGCCAGCGTCGCGATGCTGGTCCGCTCGGGCGGACTGCGGCTGCTGTTGCTGGGCGATCTCGAACCGCCGGCCCAGCAGGCGTTGTCCCGGTCACCGGCTGCGGCCGAGCTGGCCGGAGTGGACGTACTGAAGGTGGCCCATCATGGCTCGGCCTATCAGGACCCGGACCTGATACGGCTCGCGGCTCCCCGGGTGGCGCTCATCTCCTGCGGAGCCGACAACCCCTATGGCCATCCGGCGCCGGCGACCGTGGCGGCGCTGCGGGCGGGCGGGGCGCTGGTGCTGCGCACCGACCGGGACGGGGAGCTCGCGGTCGGCGGGACGGGAGGGCCGGGTGGGGAGGTACGGGTGGCGAGAGACTGA
- a CDS encoding arylamine N-acetyltransferase family protein → MNSSQVDAYLRRIGAERPQRPTGQALRELHLRHLRTVPFENLSVHLGEEIALEEDSLVDKLTGRGRGGFCYELNGSFGGLLAALGYEVDLLAARVYGDEGRLGIPYDHLALRVRTVDGDIWLADVGFGGHSHYPLRYEERGEQGDPGGVFRVVEAGPDKAGVRGDGPAGTGDLDVVRDGRPQYRLETRARVLGDFAAGAWWHSTSPLSHFTRSLVCSRVTEDGGRVTLSGRVLKTTAGDGRRTSEELGRDEEVLTAYRERFGIELGGVPTVRDRNLNA, encoded by the coding sequence ATGAACTCAAGCCAGGTCGACGCCTATCTCCGCCGGATCGGGGCCGAGCGCCCGCAGCGGCCCACCGGGCAGGCACTGCGCGAGCTCCATCTCCGCCATCTGCGGACCGTCCCCTTCGAGAACCTGTCGGTCCACCTCGGCGAGGAGATCGCGCTGGAGGAGGATTCGCTGGTGGACAAGCTGACCGGACGCGGGCGGGGTGGCTTCTGCTACGAACTGAACGGCTCGTTCGGCGGGTTGCTGGCCGCCCTGGGCTATGAGGTCGACCTGCTCGCGGCACGCGTGTACGGCGACGAGGGGCGGCTCGGCATCCCGTACGACCATCTCGCCCTGCGGGTGCGGACGGTGGACGGGGACATCTGGCTCGCGGACGTCGGGTTCGGGGGGCACAGCCACTACCCGCTGAGGTACGAGGAACGTGGCGAGCAGGGAGATCCCGGCGGGGTGTTCCGGGTGGTGGAGGCCGGGCCGGACAAGGCCGGGGTGCGCGGCGACGGCCCGGCCGGGACCGGGGACCTGGACGTCGTACGGGACGGCAGGCCGCAGTACCGGCTGGAGACGCGGGCCAGGGTGCTCGGGGACTTCGCGGCCGGGGCCTGGTGGCACAGCACCTCGCCGCTGTCGCACTTCACCCGGTCGCTGGTCTGCTCGCGGGTCACCGAGGACGGAGGGAGGGTCACGCTGAGCGGACGGGTACTGAAGACGACGGCCGGTGACGGGCGGCGTACGTCAGAGGAGTTGGGGAGGGACGAGGAGGTGCTGACGGCGTACCGGGAGCGGTTCGGGATCGAGCTGGGCGGTGTGCCGACTGTGCGAGACAGGAATCTCAACGCTTGA
- the holA gene encoding DNA polymerase III subunit delta: MARKTANDDPLAPVTLAVGQEDLLLDRAVQEVVAAAKAADADTDVRDLTSDQLQPGTLAELTSPSLFAERKVVVVRNAQDLSADTVKDVKAYLGAPAEEITLVLLHAGGAKGKGLLDAARKAGAREVACPKMTKPADRLAFVRGEFRSFGRSATAEACQALCDAIGSDLRELASAVSQLVADVEGTIDEAVVGRYYTGRAEASSFTVADRAVEGRTAEALEALRWSLATGVAPVMITSALAQGVRAIGKLSSARGGRPADLARELGMPPWKIDRVRQQMRGWTPDGVAVAMRAVAEADAGVKGGGDDPEYALEKAVVVIARAARSRGRG, from the coding sequence ATGGCCAGGAAGACTGCGAATGACGACCCTCTCGCCCCGGTGACTCTCGCCGTGGGCCAGGAGGACCTCCTGCTCGACCGTGCCGTGCAGGAGGTGGTGGCCGCCGCCAAGGCCGCCGACGCCGACACGGACGTACGCGACCTCACCTCGGACCAGTTGCAGCCCGGCACGCTCGCCGAGCTCACCAGTCCATCGCTCTTCGCCGAGCGGAAAGTCGTGGTCGTACGCAATGCGCAGGACCTGTCCGCCGACACGGTCAAGGACGTGAAGGCGTATCTCGGGGCACCCGCCGAGGAGATCACCCTCGTGCTGCTGCACGCGGGCGGGGCCAAGGGCAAGGGGCTGCTGGACGCCGCGCGCAAGGCGGGTGCGCGGGAGGTGGCCTGTCCGAAGATGACCAAGCCGGCGGACCGGCTGGCCTTCGTGCGGGGCGAGTTCCGTTCGTTCGGGCGGTCGGCCACTGCGGAGGCGTGCCAGGCGCTGTGCGACGCCATCGGCAGCGATCTGCGGGAGCTGGCCTCGGCGGTCTCCCAGCTGGTCGCCGACGTGGAGGGGACGATCGACGAGGCGGTCGTCGGGCGGTACTACACCGGCCGGGCCGAGGCCTCCAGCTTCACGGTCGCCGACCGGGCCGTGGAGGGGCGCACGGCGGAGGCGCTGGAGGCGCTCAGATGGTCGCTGGCGACGGGAGTGGCGCCGGTGATGATCACCAGTGCGCTGGCCCAGGGGGTGCGGGCGATCGGGAAGCTGTCCTCCGCGCGCGGGGGGCGGCCGGCCGATCTGGCGCGGGAGCTGGGGATGCCGCCGTGGAAGATCGATCGGGTCCGGCAGCAGATGCGGGGGTGGACGCCGGACGGGGTTGCGGTGGCGATGCGGGCCGTCGCGGAGGCCGACGCGGGGGTGAAGGGCGGTGGGGATGATCCCGAGTACGCGTTGGAGAAGGCCGTTGTGGTGATCGCCCGGGCCGCTCGGTCCCGCGGGCGCGGATAG
- the rpsT gene encoding 30S ribosomal protein S20 encodes MANIKSQIKRIKTNEKARLRNKAVKSSLKTAIRKAREAAAAGDVEKATELQRAAARALDKAVSKGVIHKNQAANKKSALASKVTSLKG; translated from the coding sequence GTGGCGAACATCAAGTCCCAGATCAAGCGGATCAAGACCAACGAGAAGGCTCGGCTGCGCAACAAGGCCGTCAAGTCCTCCCTGAAGACCGCGATCCGCAAGGCCCGTGAGGCCGCTGCCGCGGGTGACGTCGAGAAGGCCACCGAGCTGCAGCGCGCTGCCGCGCGTGCGCTCGACAAGGCCGTCTCGAAGGGCGTCATCCACAAGAACCAGGCCGCCAACAAGAAGTCGGCGCTTGCTTCCAAGGTCACGTCCCTCAAGGGCTGA